The genomic region TGAGGGAGGAAGACTATGGGGCTTTAAGGTCACCTGCGAACGCTAGGAACATAGGGATTATGAACGCTAAGGGCGATTACGTAATTTTCTTTGACGCAGACTTTAGTCTAAATGCAGATTTGCAGGTTATAGAGAAAATAGTTAGAAAGTTCAAGGATGCTAGAGCTGAACATATAGCAATATTGTTCACTCCCAATAATGATACCTGGATTGAGGGAAATCT from Candidatus Nezhaarchaeota archaeon harbors:
- a CDS encoding glycosyltransferase, giving the protein MVEGLFQQTYRPMEVIFVDGGSTDGTTDIIRALAERCTSDGFSLRLLREEDYGALRSPANARNIGIMNAKGDYVIFFDADFSLNADLQVIEKIVRKFKDARAEHIAILFTPNNDTWIEGNL